From Terriglobales bacterium, one genomic window encodes:
- a CDS encoding diguanylate cyclase: MDGVFVSIILVPGIVAIVLFALFSYLYYQTREPYFRAWQLGWAAYVLYFGLATWNLLGQTTALSMWATKLCLLLTALAIFVSTRLVKDPLKFHWYDAALAAIGAVWAYLVVRSGASHAPLLSLGMLQVPYMEVEVGIAALLLYCAYRFFRFGRQRDSMGYRLLGISLGFWAVLLTSRQFHDLFAVLFSSAGHFLSPIPQMLLGISMVMVLYENERRSVQENLLAFSSLDVESGRLIPANELAPSLQKILDRLVTALKAERAALCIHSHWHEVLPSVQQGFSPEFLARFDGEFTDAVSTHVFRRGGWIVFRDLRQELGLLPVTGDERLLRLRAIFAQEGVASMTCVSLQTRDRSFGVVLLPHTVVKKTFGSSHIRLLLGLAMQIGMTLENYVLMHNTQRRTREYELLTQVGQVVSSRLDSDEVLRTVHKELGLLFDTASFYVAFLEGEEIRFEYEFESGQLMPKRTRRVANGITEHIIRSGQPILCRSNMDELRRQLGVVPMGRPAKSFLGVPIYRYNQAIGVMAAMNYERENVYDQRDLEVMETAAGQVAVAMENARLFAEEQRRARFLAFLNNVSKTAISSQDAEQMLAEIVSEIQKNFNFDHIGIGLLDYATKDIEIKAEAGTTAKALGKRVPLGVGILGRVARTNETALVQNTADASRLAGIIPDARSVLCVPLTYAETLLGVLNIESKRENAFAQQDVLILRTLADLLATALHNAFIFQKMQQQSITDGLTGIKTRRFFLESVQAEGKRASRSGRPYSVVMMDLDKFKEVNDSVGHLEGDLVLARVGRLLEQKCRQSNVVARYGGDEFVILMPETGVEQAQILSERLRLWLATDPMLNERKITGSFGVASFPVHGSTVEDIIRVADAGMYVSKKGGGNRVSTAEEFAEGETSLQQRQVIASYVEGFLQRERTGPESADELVTTLRKLGSSVKDGSAAEVLMDAVRTLNRAAEARETVAGHGEAVARYAELIARELAMSEDEAADLTFAARVHDVGKIIVPEQILNKPSSLTEDEYHLVKTHTIVGAQIIATIPGSQRMCQFVRHHHERFDGGGYPDALKGEQIPLGARIIAVAEAYVDMMTDRPYASARPQNEAIDELESLAGSQFDGMVVRILVRQLRGDRVSRTGAS, encoded by the coding sequence GTGGACGGTGTTTTTGTCAGCATCATCCTGGTTCCCGGCATAGTCGCCATAGTCCTCTTTGCCCTGTTCTCCTACCTTTATTACCAGACGCGGGAACCGTACTTCCGCGCCTGGCAATTGGGTTGGGCCGCCTACGTCCTCTATTTCGGGCTGGCTACCTGGAACCTCCTGGGTCAGACCACCGCGCTGTCGATGTGGGCGACGAAGCTGTGCCTGTTGCTCACCGCGTTGGCCATCTTCGTATCCACCCGCCTGGTGAAGGACCCGCTCAAGTTCCACTGGTACGACGCTGCACTGGCCGCCATCGGGGCGGTATGGGCCTACCTGGTGGTGCGCTCCGGCGCCAGCCACGCGCCCCTGCTTTCTCTGGGGATGCTGCAGGTCCCCTACATGGAAGTCGAGGTCGGCATCGCTGCCCTGCTGCTGTACTGTGCCTACCGCTTCTTCCGCTTCGGCCGGCAGCGCGACTCCATGGGATATCGCCTGCTGGGCATCTCCCTCGGTTTCTGGGCGGTGCTGCTGACTTCGCGCCAGTTCCACGACCTGTTCGCGGTCCTGTTCAGCAGCGCCGGACACTTCCTGAGCCCCATCCCGCAGATGCTGCTGGGGATCTCCATGGTCATGGTGCTGTACGAGAACGAGCGGCGCAGTGTGCAGGAGAACCTGCTGGCCTTTTCCAGCCTGGACGTCGAGTCCGGGAGGCTGATCCCGGCCAACGAGCTGGCGCCCAGCCTGCAGAAGATCCTCGACCGGCTGGTGACGGCGCTCAAGGCCGAGCGCGCCGCCCTCTGCATCCACAGCCACTGGCACGAAGTCCTGCCCTCGGTGCAGCAGGGATTCTCGCCGGAATTCCTGGCCCGCTTCGACGGCGAGTTCACCGATGCGGTGAGCACCCACGTTTTCCGCCGCGGCGGCTGGATCGTCTTCCGCGACCTGCGCCAGGAACTGGGCCTGCTGCCGGTCACGGGCGACGAACGCCTGCTGCGCCTGCGCGCCATCTTCGCGCAGGAAGGCGTCGCCTCCATGACCTGCGTCAGCCTCCAGACCCGCGACCGCAGTTTCGGCGTAGTCCTCCTGCCCCACACTGTGGTGAAGAAGACTTTCGGCTCTTCCCACATCCGCCTCCTGCTCGGCCTGGCGATGCAGATCGGCATGACGCTGGAGAACTACGTGCTCATGCACAACACTCAGCGCCGCACTCGCGAGTACGAGCTGCTCACCCAGGTCGGCCAGGTCGTGAGTTCGCGCCTGGACTCCGACGAAGTCCTGCGCACCGTCCACAAGGAGCTGGGGCTGCTCTTCGATACCGCCAGCTTCTATGTCGCCTTCCTTGAGGGGGAGGAGATCCGCTTCGAGTACGAGTTCGAGAGCGGCCAGCTCATGCCCAAGCGCACCCGCCGGGTCGCCAACGGCATCACCGAGCACATCATCCGCAGCGGCCAGCCCATCCTCTGCCGCTCCAACATGGACGAGCTGCGCCGCCAGTTGGGGGTCGTACCCATGGGACGCCCCGCCAAGTCCTTCCTCGGCGTTCCCATCTACCGCTATAACCAGGCCATCGGCGTGATGGCGGCCATGAACTACGAGCGCGAGAACGTCTATGACCAGCGCGACCTCGAGGTCATGGAGACCGCCGCCGGACAGGTCGCCGTGGCTATGGAGAACGCCCGCCTGTTCGCTGAAGAGCAGCGCCGGGCCCGCTTCCTGGCCTTCCTGAACAATGTCTCCAAGACCGCCATCTCCAGCCAGGACGCCGAGCAGATGCTGGCCGAGATCGTCAGCGAGATCCAGAAGAACTTCAACTTCGACCACATCGGCATCGGCCTGCTCGACTACGCCACCAAAGACATCGAGATCAAGGCCGAGGCGGGCACCACCGCCAAGGCTCTTGGCAAGCGCGTGCCGCTGGGTGTGGGCATCCTGGGCCGGGTCGCCCGCACCAACGAGACTGCCCTGGTGCAGAACACCGCCGACGCCAGCCGCCTGGCCGGCATCATCCCCGACGCGCGCTCCGTCCTGTGCGTCCCCCTGACCTACGCCGAGACCCTGCTGGGCGTGCTCAACATCGAGAGCAAGCGCGAGAACGCCTTTGCCCAGCAGGACGTGCTCATCCTGCGCACCCTGGCCGACCTGCTGGCCACCGCCCTGCACAACGCCTTCATCTTCCAAAAGATGCAGCAGCAGTCCATCACCGACGGCCTCACCGGTATCAAGACCCGCCGTTTCTTCCTGGAATCGGTGCAGGCCGAGGGCAAGCGCGCCTCCCGCTCCGGCCGCCCCTACTCGGTGGTCATGATGGACCTGGACAAGTTCAAGGAAGTGAACGACTCGGTCGGCCACCTGGAAGGCGACCTGGTGCTGGCGCGGGTGGGACGGCTACTCGAGCAGAAATGCCGCCAGTCGAACGTGGTGGCGCGCTACGGCGGCGACGAGTTCGTCATCCTCATGCCCGAGACCGGCGTGGAGCAGGCGCAGATCCTCTCCGAGCGCCTCCGCCTGTGGCTCGCCACCGACCCCATGCTCAATGAGCGCAAGATCACCGGCAGCTTCGGTGTGGCCAGCTTCCCCGTGCACGGCTCCACCGTGGAAGACATCATCCGCGTCGCCGACGCCGGCATGTACGTCTCCAAGAAAGGCGGCGGCAACCGCGTCTCCACTGCCGAGGAGTTCGCCGAGGGCGAGACCTCGCTGCAGCAGCGCCAGGTCATCGCTTCCTACGTCGAAGGGTTCCTGCAGCGCGAGCGCACCGGGCCCGAATCGGCCGACGAGCTGGTCACCACCCTGCGCAAGCTGGGCAGCTCGGTGAAGGATGGCAGCGCCGCCGAGGTCCTGATGGACGCGGTCCGCACCCTGAACCGCGCCGCCGAGGCCCGCGAGACCGTCGCCGGCCACGGCGAGGCCGTGGCCCGCTACGCCGAGCTCATCGCCCGCGAGCTGGCCATGTCGGAGGACGAGGCCGCCGACCTCACCTTCGCCGCCCGCGTCCACGATGTCGGCAAGATCATCGTCCCGGAGCAGATCCTCAACAAGCCCTCTTCTCTCACCGAAGACGAGTACCACCTAGTGAAGACCCATACCATCGTGGGCGCGCAGATCATCGCCACCATCCCCGGCAGCCAGCGTATGTGCCAGTTCGTGCGCCACCACCACGAGCGCTTCGACGGCGGCGGATATCCCGACGCCCTCAAGGGCGAGCAGATCCCCCTCGGCGCCCGCATCATCGCCGTGGCCGAGGCCTATGTGGACATGATGACTGATCGCCCCTACGCCAGCGCCCGCCCCCAGAACGAGGCCATCGACGAACTGGAATCACTGGCCGGA
- the gltX gene encoding glutamate--tRNA ligase, whose protein sequence is MAESPAIRVRFAPSPTGYLHVGSARTFIFNWLFARHTGGTMILRLDDTDVERNTQESVDSIFEGLRWLGLDWDEEYKQSERLALHRQAAQKIFEKGLAYRDFTPPSQGERDRSEGPWLYSLEMREMSRQESDRRAAAGEPFALRFRVPRDIEEPVRFNDAVYGEQEKSTADIEDFALLRSDAMPTYHMASCADDADLRITHIIRGQDHLTNTFKHIQIFRALGVEPPQFAHLPLLVAPDGAKLSKRKHGPVVSVTTYADAGFLPQAFINFVCLLGWSPKDDREYMPLEEIVKIFALENINRANAVINFKEPATTPGFREEDTFDPKAIWLNSQYIHNMPEAELAERLLPIVRGVGYDVDLAKMKQIAPLVRERIKLLKDVLTVADFFFVKDLPAYDPALLIPPKGDASTARKVLEKAREVLSKTEFTHGALDQALRGAAKELGLKAGQMFTPIRVAVTGRTASPGLFETLAVLGSEITLERIQRAITVVTIPAQV, encoded by the coding sequence ATGGCTGAGAGCCCCGCCATCCGCGTGCGTTTTGCGCCGTCGCCGACGGGATACCTCCACGTGGGCAGCGCGCGGACGTTCATCTTCAACTGGCTGTTCGCGCGCCACACCGGCGGTACCATGATCCTGCGCCTGGACGACACCGACGTCGAGCGCAACACCCAGGAGAGTGTGGACTCGATCTTCGAAGGCCTGCGCTGGCTGGGGCTCGACTGGGACGAGGAATACAAGCAATCGGAGCGGCTGGCGCTGCATCGGCAGGCGGCGCAGAAGATCTTCGAGAAAGGTCTGGCCTACCGCGATTTCACCCCACCCAGCCAGGGGGAGCGCGACCGCAGCGAGGGGCCGTGGCTCTACAGCCTGGAGATGCGGGAGATGTCGCGGCAGGAAAGCGACCGTCGGGCGGCCGCCGGGGAACCGTTCGCGCTGCGCTTCCGCGTGCCGCGCGACATAGAGGAGCCGGTCCGCTTCAACGATGCGGTCTATGGCGAGCAGGAGAAGTCCACCGCCGACATCGAAGACTTCGCGCTGCTGCGCTCGGACGCCATGCCGACCTATCACATGGCGTCGTGCGCCGACGACGCCGACCTGCGGATCACGCACATCATCCGCGGCCAGGACCACCTGACCAACACCTTCAAGCACATCCAGATCTTCCGCGCGCTGGGGGTGGAGCCGCCGCAGTTCGCGCACCTGCCACTGCTGGTCGCGCCCGACGGCGCCAAGCTGTCGAAGCGCAAGCACGGGCCGGTGGTCAGCGTGACCACCTACGCCGACGCCGGCTTCCTGCCGCAGGCCTTCATCAATTTCGTCTGTCTGCTGGGCTGGTCGCCGAAGGACGACCGCGAGTACATGCCGCTCGAGGAGATCGTGAAGATCTTCGCCCTGGAGAACATCAACCGGGCCAACGCGGTCATCAACTTCAAGGAACCGGCCACGACGCCCGGTTTTAGGGAAGAAGACACATTCGATCCGAAGGCCATCTGGCTGAACTCGCAGTACATCCACAACATGCCGGAAGCCGAACTGGCGGAGCGTCTGCTGCCCATCGTGCGGGGGGTCGGGTACGACGTCGATTTGGCGAAGATGAAGCAGATCGCGCCGTTGGTCCGCGAGCGCATCAAGCTGCTGAAAGACGTGCTGACCGTGGCCGACTTCTTCTTCGTGAAAGACCTGCCGGCGTACGACCCGGCACTGCTCATCCCGCCGAAGGGCGACGCCTCGACCGCTCGCAAGGTGCTGGAGAAGGCCCGCGAGGTGCTGTCCAAGACCGAATTCACCCACGGCGCGCTCGACCAGGCGCTGCGCGGCGCGGCCAAAGAACTGGGGCTGAAGGCGGGACAGATGTTCACGCCCATCCGAGTAGCGGTGACGGGAAGGACAGCATCGCCGGGGTTGTTCGAGACCTTGGCGGTACTGGGCAGCGAAATTACACTAGAACGGATACAACGAGCCATAACTGTCGTCACAATCCCCGCACAGGTGTGA